The following are from one region of the Vibrio rarus genome:
- a CDS encoding alpha/beta fold hydrolase — MLVTLSNQGITNIHLEVLGKGEPVLFLHGGPGCCHDSFAPFFQPLAENHQVIYFDQIGCGKSDWDINFNYEINHDVEVIEAIRKELGHESLTIVGESWGTYLGLQYASLHPDKVKNLILLSSVGYNYQHLTHFGELLQSKITQSDQKRLEQLWGEHKENKIDTQQYNKQCQDIYNRYYLYDINNASLLIDHPINFEQNQRVTHLFNEQLDFIKRKDILKKGNIHMYQGEHDIITPKEITKTLVPQIEPTSFTRVPNCGHWIYLEKQDYINAEIAKIIAEI, encoded by the coding sequence ATGTTAGTCACTTTATCCAATCAAGGGATTACCAATATTCACCTAGAAGTACTTGGCAAAGGCGAGCCTGTTTTATTTTTGCATGGTGGACCTGGGTGTTGCCATGATTCGTTCGCACCGTTCTTCCAACCACTTGCTGAAAATCATCAAGTTATTTACTTTGATCAAATAGGTTGCGGTAAATCTGACTGGGATATCAATTTTAATTATGAAATTAACCACGATGTTGAAGTCATTGAAGCCATACGAAAAGAACTAGGGCATGAATCTCTAACCATTGTTGGTGAATCATGGGGCACTTACCTAGGTTTGCAGTATGCTTCACTTCATCCCGATAAAGTAAAAAATCTTATCCTTTTATCCAGTGTGGGCTATAACTACCAGCACTTGACACACTTTGGAGAACTTCTGCAAAGCAAGATCACACAGAGTGACCAAAAAAGGCTAGAACAACTCTGGGGCGAACATAAAGAAAACAAGATTGATACGCAACAATATAATAAGCAATGTCAGGATATCTATAATAGATACTATCTTTACGACATAAATAATGCATCATTATTAATAGACCACCCTATTAATTTTGAGCAAAACCAGCGCGTCACCCATTTGTTTAATGAACAACTGGATTTCATTAAAAGAAAGGACATTCTAAAAAAGGGGAATATTCATATGTATCAAGGTGAGCATGATATTATAACCCCTAAAGAGATTACGAAAACACTGGTTCCTCAAATAGAGCCCACCTCATTTACTCGTGTT